GGCGACGGCCGCCACGCTGCCCGCGCCGGTGATGCGGCGGCTCACGCTGCCGATGCTGATCTGCTGCAGGGCGAAGAGGTCGCGCTCGGAGAGCACCCCGGCCAGGCGGCCGCGTTCCACCACGCACAGGTGGGTGACGCCGTGCTCGGCCATCTTCAGCGCGGCCTCGAAGGCATAGGCATCGGTCGGGATGGTGATCGGGTCGGGCGTCATCACCTCGGCGATGGGTGTGTCCAGTCGCCGTTCGTCCAGCACCACGCGCCCGAGCAGGTCCTTGAGGGTGAATATGCCCAGCGGGTGACCGGCCTCGTCCACCACGATGATGCTGCCCACCGCATGTTCACGCATGGTGAGCAGGGCCTCGCCCAGCACCGTGCCCGGGGTACAACGTACCGTCTGCGCCTGCATGCGGTCGGAGACGCGGTAGTTGAGGGCGGTGTCGCCGCTGAGTGCCGTGACGGTGCTGGCCTGGATGCGGCGTTGGGCCTGGTCGAGCAGGTTGGCCAGCCGACGGGTGCAGAAGTCGTTGAAGGCGGGACTGCGCTTGAGGAGCTTCTCGAAGTCGTCGCGGCGCAGCTCGTAGCAGAAGCAGTCCTCGGCGGCGCGGTGCACGGTGCGTACCGGGCGGTGGGCGAGCAGGGCACCGATGGGGAAGCACTCGCCCGGCACCAGTTCCCAGGCGTTGCCCGAGATCTGTTCGTCCTCGCTCGGCGTTTCGCCGCGCACGCGCCCCTGCTTGATGATGATGAAGCGGTCGGCGGGCCCGGCGGCGGGGTCGGTGATCTTGGCGCCGCGCGCGTGGAAGCTCAGCTCCAGGCGCTTGGCCAGGAATTCGAGGTCGGCCGCCTCCATCTGGTCGAAGGGGGCGTGACGGCGCAGGAAGTCCAGGACAGGGCCGAGTACGCTGCCGTTCTGGGACTGATTGTCGGGTTTCGGGTCGGCCATCGGCGCAGTGGGTCCGGGGTTTGGTACCTAGCTGCAAGCATTGTGCCGGGACTGTTTTTCGAAAAATCAATCACTTGGCTTAAGGCATGGCGCACCGGTGTTACCGAGGGTAACACCGGTGTTACGGGGCGTGACAGGCATCACAGCCCCTGGTCGCGCTGGGTCGGCCTAGCCGCGCTGGCGGGGGATGCCCATGCGCTGGCGCCGTTCCCACAGGGCCTTGCGGCTGATGCCCAGGCGCCGGGCCAGTTCGGTCTCGGTCATCTGGCCCTGGTTCTCCAGCACGAAGCGGCGGAAGTAGTCGTCGAGGCTCAGCTCGGGCATGTCGGCCTCGCCGGGTTCCGGCGCCATTGCCGGGTTCAGGCCCAGGTGCTCAGGGGTGATCGCGCCGTCGGCCAGGATGACGGCGCGCTCCAGGGCGTTTTCCAGCTCGCGCACGTTGCCCGGCCAGCGGTGTCGGGCGATGGCCTCGCGGGCGGCCGGGCTCAGCGCCGGCGGTGTGCGGCGCAGGCGGCGGCCGATCTTGTCCAGCAGGTAGGCGGTGAGCGGTTCCAGATCCTCGGGACGTTCACGCAGGGGTGGCAGTTCGAGCTGCACGACCTTCAGCCGGTAGTAGAGGTCTTCGCGGAAGCTGCCTTCCCGCACCATGGCCTCGAGGTCGCGATGGGTGGCGGCCACCAGGCGGATGTCCACGTGGCGCTCGCCGGTGGCGCCCACGCGGCGGATCTCGCCTTCCTGCAGCACCCGCAACAGGCGCGACTGTGCGGCGGGGGTCAGTTCGCCGATCTCGTCCAGGAACAGGGTGCCGCCGTCGGCCGCCTCGATCAGGCCCTGGCGCTGGCTGACGGCGCCGGTGAAGGCCCCCTTCTCGTGGCCGAAGAGCTCGGCCTCGATCAGGGTCTCGGGGATGGCCGCGCAGTTCACGGCCACGATGGCGCGCTCGCGCCGGGCGCTGCGTTCGTGGATGGCACGGGCCACCAGCTCCTTGCCGGTGCCGGACTCGCCGCGGATCAGCACCGTGGCGTCGGTGTCGGCGAGCCGCTCCACCCAGTCGAAGACGCGCTGCATGGCGGCGGATTCGCCCACCATGCCGCCGCCCGGCCAGGCGGCCTCAAGGTCCGAACGCAGGCGGGCGTTTTCCTCCTCCAGGCGGCGCTGCTTGAGGCTGCGGGCCACCAGCAACAGCACCTCGTCGTGGTCGAAGGGCTTGGCGATATAGTCCACCGCGCCCTGTTTCATGGCATCCACCGCCGAGCGCACGCTGGCGTAGCTGGTCATGATCACCACCGGCAGGTCGCCGGCATCCCCCAGCAGCTCGGTGCCCTCGCCGTCGGGCAGACGCAGGTCGCAGAGCGCCAGGGCATAGCCACGCGTGGCCAGGGCCGCGCGGGCCTCCTCCAGGCTGCCGGCCGTGTCCACGGCATAGCCCTCCCGGCCGAGCAGGCGGGCCAGGCTCATGCGGATGATCTCCTCGTCGTCGATGACCAGGATGCGGTTCATGCGGATGGCTCCCTGTGTGCGGCGGGCTGGGCGGCGGGCAGGCGCAGGACGAAACGCGCGCCGCCGGCATCGGGGGTCTCGAGGTGGATGCTGCCGCCGTGGTCCTGGACGATGCTGTAGACCACCGACAGGCCCAGGCCGGTGCCCTTGCCGGCCGGCTTGGTGGTGAAGAAGGGGTCGAAGATGCGCTCGCGCAGGGTGTCATCGATGCCCGCGCCCTCGTCCTCGATCTCGATGCGCACGGTGTCGTTGCGGGTCTCGGCCCGCACCCGCACGTGGTCGCCCGGACGCGAGGCGTCGATGGCGTTGGAGAGCAGGTTCACGAACAGCTGGATCAGGCGGCGGGCATCGCCGGTGACGCGCTGGCCGGGGCCGACCTCGTTGAGGCAGCTCACGGCGCGCCCCTGGCGGCTCAGCTGCACGAGATGCATGGCCTCGTCCACGCAGGCGGCGAGGTCCACGGGCACGTGGTCCTCCTCGCGCGAGCTGCCGGCATGGCTGAAGGTGACCAGCGACTGCACGATGTTGGAGATGCGCCGGGTCTGTTCCAGCAGCTGGTCGACGGTCGTCTCCACGTCGGCGGGCGTGTTGTCGTAGCGCAGGTTCTGCGCCAGCGTGTCGATGCAGGTCAGCGGGTTGCCGATCTCGTGGGCCACGCCGGCGGCCAGGCGGCCGATGGAGACCAGCCGGTCGGAGTGGGCCACCTCGCGTTCCAGCACGTGCAGCTCGGTGAGGTCCTCGATGAGCAGCACGCTGCCGCCCAGGCCGGAGGCCAGCGCCGACTGGGTATGAGGGGCCTCGACCTGGGACTTGTGCAGGTGGAACCAGCGGGTCTCGTTGCCGACCGCGACCTGCAGCTTGTAGAGGTGGTTGTCCTCGCCACGGGCGAAGCTGCGCAGCACCCCGGCCCAGGGCTCGGGCAGATCGGTGAGCGTCTGGCCGGTGGCCTCGCGGCTGGGGATACCGGTGATCAGGGTCATGGCGGCGTTCCACAGCAGGATCTGCCCGTCGGGGGCGATGGAGCACACGCCCAGCGGCAGTTCCTGCAGCACGGTGCGGTGATAGCGGCGCAGGGTGTCGAGTTCGGCGGCCAGGCCCTGCAGGCGAGTATGCGAGGTCTCCAGCTGCTCTTCCATGAAACGCAGGGTGTCGGCCAGGGCAGTCTGCGCGTTGGTGTCCACCTTGAGGCCCTCGTCCACGATCATGCGCGCGAGCAGCGGGCCGATGAGGCCCGAGAGGTTGCGCTCGATGCGCTCGCGCAGCAGGCGCAGCTGCGGGCTGCGCACCTGCTCGGGTGCCAGCGCCAGGTCGGCAAGGGCCTTGCCGATCTCGGCGCGGGCCATGTCGTGCCCGAGGCTCAGCGACAGGCGTTCCTCGAACTGGGTCAGCGACTGCACGTTCACCTGGCCGGGCGGCGGGGCCACGGTCTCGCGGCAGCAGGCCTGGGCGGCCTCCAGCTCCTCGCGCGAGGGCTCGGTGAGCAGCGAGAACACGACGAACAGCAGGGCGTTGAGGCTGAGCGACCAGAAGCTGGCGAAGGCCCAGCGGTCCTGGTCCTGTGCGCCCATCAGAAGCTGCAGGTTGATGTTGTTGGTCAGCACCCCGGCATGGTCCAGCAGCGGCAGGATCAGGGCCGTGAGCCAC
This sequence is a window from Chromatiales bacterium. Protein-coding genes within it:
- a CDS encoding sigma-54-dependent Fis family transcriptional regulator is translated as MNRILVIDDEEIIRMSLARLLGREGYAVDTAGSLEEARAALATRGYALALCDLRLPDGEGTELLGDAGDLPVVIMTSYASVRSAVDAMKQGAVDYIAKPFDHDEVLLLVARSLKQRRLEEENARLRSDLEAAWPGGGMVGESAAMQRVFDWVERLADTDATVLIRGESGTGKELVARAIHERSARRERAIVAVNCAAIPETLIEAELFGHEKGAFTGAVSQRQGLIEAADGGTLFLDEIGELTPAAQSRLLRVLQEGEIRRVGATGERHVDIRLVAATHRDLEAMVREGSFREDLYYRLKVVQLELPPLRERPEDLEPLTAYLLDKIGRRLRRTPPALSPAAREAIARHRWPGNVRELENALERAVILADGAITPEHLGLNPAMAPEPGEADMPELSLDDYFRRFVLENQGQMTETELARRLGISRKALWERRQRMGIPRQRG
- a CDS encoding PAS domain-containing protein encodes the protein MTFELGTLFVAGVLYLALLFLTAHAAERGWLPPRLVRHPLTYTLSLGVYATSWSYYGSVGLAQDQGYLFLTIYLGVTLAFVLTPVLLQPILRLVRDFQLTSLADLLAFRYRSQWTGVLVSLFMLGGTLPYIALQIKAVTDSVQVITHQAPPHILALGFCLTLSVFAILFGARHISPREKHEGLVVAIAFESLVKLAALLLVGGFALFVVFGGIDGLDAWLAATPEASRALFAPLQQGEAWGSLLLLAFAAAFLLPRQFHMIFTENIDPKTLNAASWGFPLFLLLLNLPIPIILWAGNHAGLEIPADYYVLGLTLTADGPWLALGTFIGGLSAASAMMIVTSLALASMALNHLLLPSRLQRQQTASGSLYAWLLWGRRLLIVGIILLGYLFYLLLEYNQGLAQIGLISFVAVAQFLPGIVGLLYWRRATHAGFIAGLIAGMLVWLTALILPLLDHAGVLTNNINLQLLMGAQDQDRWAFASFWSLSLNALLFVVFSLLTEPSREELEAAQACCRETVAPPPGQVNVQSLTQFEERLSLSLGHDMARAEIGKALADLALAPEQVRSPQLRLLRERIERNLSGLIGPLLARMIVDEGLKVDTNAQTALADTLRFMEEQLETSHTRLQGLAAELDTLRRYHRTVLQELPLGVCSIAPDGQILLWNAAMTLITGIPSREATGQTLTDLPEPWAGVLRSFARGEDNHLYKLQVAVGNETRWFHLHKSQVEAPHTQSALASGLGGSVLLIEDLTELHVLEREVAHSDRLVSIGRLAAGVAHEIGNPLTCIDTLAQNLRYDNTPADVETTVDQLLEQTRRISNIVQSLVTFSHAGSSREEDHVPVDLAACVDEAMHLVQLSRQGRAVSCLNEVGPGQRVTGDARRLIQLFVNLLSNAIDASRPGDHVRVRAETRNDTVRIEIEDEGAGIDDTLRERIFDPFFTTKPAGKGTGLGLSVVYSIVQDHGGSIHLETPDAGGARFVLRLPAAQPAAHREPSA